CGCGGCATCACGCGCAGGACCTTTCCGGTCTTCCCCTTGTGCTCCCCCGACCGGACATAGACGACGTCGCCCCGCTTGATGTGCCTCACGCGTTCCATCACACAACCTCCGGCGCCAGCGAAATAATCTTCATGTAATTGCGTTCGCGCAGCTCGCGCGCCACGGGGCCGAAAATGCGAGTTCCCTTCGGATTGCGCTCGGCGTCCACGATGACGGCCGCGTTGCGGTCGAAACGGATCAATGAGCCATCGGGCCGCCGGATGGCCTGCTTGGTGCGGACGATGACGGCATCATAAATTTCGCCCTTCTTGACCATCCCCGTGGGAATCGCGTCCTTCACCGTCACCTTGATCACATCGCCGATGTGGGCATATGGGCGGTGCTGACCGAGCACGTGGATGCACTGCAGCGCCTTCGCGCCCGTGTTGTCGGCGGGATCCAGCATGGTTTTCATCGTAATCATGGCCTGTCACCTCACCCGGGCTTCTGCGCGCGGGCGACAACTTCGACGAGCCGCCAGCGCTTGAGCCGGCTCATCGGCCGGCACTCGACGATGCGCACCGTGTCGCCCGCCTTTGCTTCGCCCTTCTCATCATGCGCGTAGTACTTCTTGGTCACCGTGATTTCCTTGCCGTAGCGCGGGTGCCGAACGCGCCGGGTCACTTTGACG
This genomic interval from Kiritimatiellia bacterium contains the following:
- the rpsQ gene encoding 30S ribosomal protein S17, producing MTSQAMQRSVRKERKGTVVSDKAAKTIVVKVTRRVRHPRYGKEITVTKKYYAHDEKGEAKAGDTVRIVECRPMSRLKRWRLVEVVARAQKPG
- the rplN gene encoding 50S ribosomal protein L14, which codes for MITMKTMLDPADNTGAKALQCIHVLGQHRPYAHIGDVIKVTVKDAIPTGMVKKGEIYDAVIVRTKQAIRRPDGSLIRFDRNAAVIVDAERNPKGTRIFGPVARELRERNYMKIISLAPEVV